The following proteins come from a genomic window of Candidatus Poribacteria bacterium:
- a CDS encoding site-specific DNA-methyltransferase → MLNWKGKRPFESTQYYPAQLKETYGEEVDDWRNKIYWGDNLQVMSHLLKTYRGKINLIYIDPPFDSKADYKKKIELKGKKVENDRTAFEEKQYTDIWTNDEYIQFMYERLILMKELLADNGSIYVHCDWRMNSYLQLVLDEVFGKSNFLNLVTWRRQIVRGMKTHAQFMPFSSDYIYLYTKNKDNAIWNKIEKINAISLEEAERKYKKDDKDFFATSDPGTYSDESIIKLYEEGRIYVTRGGKLLIKDGKVSVTVGKIRIKYHRETVGDKVLEKTVVDNIWDDIPGLGVNPNEYLDYPTQKPEALLERIIKASSNPGALVFDCFMGSGTTQAVAMKLGRRFIGADINLGAMEITSKRLKHLSTEILEDNTYRLSSEGGATSCLYRL, encoded by the coding sequence ATGCTCAACTGGAAAGGCAAACGTCCATTTGAGTCTACGCAATACTATCCTGCCCAACTCAAAGAAACCTATGGCGAGGAAGTTGACGATTGGCGAAACAAAATCTACTGGGGCGACAACTTGCAGGTGATGAGTCATCTTCTCAAGACCTATCGCGGCAAGATTAACCTGATTTACATTGATCCGCCATTTGACTCGAAGGCGGACTACAAGAAGAAGATAGAGTTGAAGGGTAAAAAGGTAGAGAACGATCGGACTGCGTTTGAAGAGAAGCAGTATACCGACATCTGGACGAATGATGAATATATACAATTCATGTATGAGCGGCTAATTTTAATGAAGGAACTGTTAGCAGATAATGGCTCAATCTACGTACATTGTGACTGGCGGATGAATAGTTACCTCCAATTAGTTTTAGATGAGGTGTTTGGGAAAAGTAATTTTCTTAACTTGGTAACATGGAGGCGACAAATTGTCCGAGGAATGAAAACGCATGCCCAATTCATGCCGTTTAGTTCGGATTATATTTATCTCTATACAAAAAACAAGGACAATGCAATTTGGAACAAAATAGAAAAGATTAATGCTATCTCATTGGAAGAGGCGGAACGAAAATACAAAAAGGATGATAAAGATTTCTTCGCAACTTCCGACCCAGGGACATACTCTGACGAGAGCATCATTAAACTCTATGAAGAAGGACGCATTTATGTCACACGCGGTGGAAAACTTTTGATTAAGGATGGCAAGGTGTCGGTAACAGTAGGTAAAATCAGGATCAAGTATCACCGAGAAACTGTTGGTGATAAAGTTCTTGAGAAGACAGTTGTTGATAATATATGGGATGATATTCCTGGGTTAGGTGTTAATCCGAACGAATATCTTGATTATCCCACCCAGAAGCCAGAAGCCCTGCTTGAACGCATTATCAAAGCCTCATCCAATCCGGGTGCCCTCGTCTTCGACTGTTTTATGGGCAGTGGCACCACACAAGCGGTTGCGATGAAGTTGGGGCGTCGTTTCATCGGAGCGGATATCAACCTCGGAGCGATGGAAATTACCTCGAAACGTCTCAAACATCTCAGCACAGAAATTTTGGAGGATAATACTTATCGTTTGTCAAGCGAGGGGGGGGCAACCTCTTGTCTATACAGGCTTTGA
- a CDS encoding site-specific DNA-methyltransferase, whose translation MLNWKGKRPFQSTQYHPAQLKETYGEEVEGWNNKIYWGDNLQVMSHLLKTYRRKIDLIYIDPPFDSKAEYKKGIALGGEEIENDRTAFEEKQYTDIWTNDEYLQFMYERLVLMKELLADDGSIYLHCDPNKSHYLKVLMDTEIFNKDLFRNEVVWFKGYRGTPRRNRYQQEHDIILFYSKSKDYVWNDIYGEYKDTNLKRYNKVDEEGKRYALIKRVRTTGEVYYGKTYPKGKLQGDVIEIPVMASTDSERLDYPTQKPETLIERIIKASSNPGDLVFDCFMGSGTTQAVAMKLGRRFIGADINLGAVETTTKRLLSLAAEVQKARAQSEISSQEEGSADSQTCYTGFEVYNVNHYDVFRNPVEAEALLIEALEIQPLPTGSIYDGEKEGRMVKLMPINRIATRADLNDLIFGFDNKVFQRREEEHPTRPVEKLLLVCMGHEPDLAAALQNEVAFALDIEVIDILRDKSNLEFRRESEAEIVRRNGQLIIEQFYPMNLLQKLSLMKENVENWKELVESVKIDFNYDGAVLNPSLVDLSDGDKFVKGTYPIPTDAGATRVKITDLLSESLEMTVE comes from the coding sequence ATGCTCAACTGGAAGGGCAAACGCCCATTCCAGTCTACGCAATACCATCCCGCTCAGTTAAAAGAGACGTATGGTGAGGAAGTAGAGGGGTGGAACAACAAAATCTACTGGGGTGATAACTTGCAGGTGATGAGTCATCTGCTCAAGACGTATCGACGCAAAATTGACTTGATTTACATTGATCCCCCGTTTGACTCGAAGGCGGAGTATAAGAAAGGGATAGCACTGGGGGGTGAAGAAATAGAGAACGATCGGACGGCTTTTGAAGAGAAACAGTATACCGACATCTGGACGAATGATGAGTATCTGCAGTTCATGTATGAGCGGCTGGTTTTGATGAAGGAACTGTTAGCGGATGATGGCTCAATTTACCTTCACTGTGACCCAAATAAGAGCCATTACCTGAAGGTGCTCATGGATACTGAGATATTTAATAAAGATCTATTTCGGAATGAGGTTGTATGGTTTAAAGGTTATCGTGGAACACCAAGAAGAAATAGGTATCAACAGGAGCACGATATCATTCTTTTTTACTCTAAAAGCAAGGATTACGTATGGAACGACATATATGGTGAATATAAAGATACTAATCTAAAACGATATAACAAAGTTGATGAGGAAGGTAAGCGATATGCCCTCATCAAAAGGGTGAGAACAACTGGAGAGGTTTATTATGGAAAGACTTATCCGAAAGGGAAACTTCAAGGAGATGTTATTGAAATACCGGTTATGGCTTCAACAGACTCAGAGCGTCTCGACTACCCTACCCAAAAACCCGAAACCCTCATAGAACGTATCATCAAAGCCTCATCCAATCCAGGGGACCTGGTTTTCGACTGTTTCATGGGGAGTGGTACGACGCAGGCGGTTGCGATGAAATTAGGTCGCCGTTTCATCGGAGCAGACATCAACCTTGGAGCAGTGGAAACCACTACGAAACGTCTCCTCAGTCTTGCAGCTGAGGTTCAAAAAGCAAGGGCTCAATCTGAAATTAGCAGCCAAGAGGAGGGGTCAGCAGATTCTCAGACCTGCTATACAGGTTTTGAAGTCTATAACGTCAACCACTACGATGTATTCCGAAATCCCGTTGAGGCAGAAGCACTGCTCATAGAGGCATTAGAGATTCAACCGCTTCCCACCGGTAGCATTTACGACGGCGAAAAAGAGGGTCGCATGGTGAAACTCATGCCGATCAACCGGATTGCGACCCGTGCGGACCTCAATGACCTTATCTTTGGTTTTGACAATAAAGTATTTCAGCGGCGGGAAGAAGAACACCCGACGCGTCCGGTTGAAAAACTGTTGCTTGTCTGCATGGGACATGAACCCGACCTCGCCGCTGCCCTGCAAAACGAAGTCGCGTTCGCTCTTGACATAGAAGTGATAGACATCCTACGGGACAAGTCCAATTTAGAGTTCAGACGCGAATCCGAAGCGGAGATCGTCCGCCGCAACGGGCAACTGATTATAGAGCAGTTCTACCCAATGAACCTGCTCCAAAAGTTGAGCCTGATGAAAGAGAACGTTGAAAACTGGAAAGAGTTAGTCGAGTCCGTGAAGATTGACTTCAACTACGACGGTGCCGTGTTGAACCCGTCGCTGGTCGATCTGTCGGATGGCGATAAATTCGTTAAAGGCACTTATCCGATACCAACGGATGCCGGGGCAACCCGAGTGAAAATCACGGATCTGCTGTCGGAGTCTTTAGAAATGACAGTAGAATAA
- a CDS encoding type III restriction endonuclease, with amino-acid sequence MARTKRNRINLDFAFFTYLRIFYAENRGRIRNHFRDLSKKFLDFNDPESGAFLRKPQFEALEMYVFLKEYLNNRYVHQIFTDWHEKQNGFEARSNLGVEQLGLFGDLDETQYRQVFNYIRQSGVRSYPNYIFALPMGTGKTILMATCIFYEFLLANKFPKDPKYCHNALVFAPDKTVLQSLKEIQTFDMGRVVPSEYVSFLSSHIRFHFLDEAGTALSTMDRSLFNVIISNTQKIILKKQHTERSASERLFQSGQPTYEPGSVYDEAADLYGFDTPEDEIELTTNQRFQKLTRLEQLGIFVDEAHHAFGSKLATDMGLKKSKTSLRLTIDELATSLKRAGTRVCACYNFTGTPYVGQQVLPEVVYGYELKEAIDKAFLKKVMLHSYTNPRSAEFVKLTVKHFWENHGEQRHEGMLPKLALFAATIDELQNELRPAVESALSDLGVPTSRILVNVGNDKLTTNDDLREFINLDTARSEKQFILLVNKGKEGWNCRSLFGVALYRKPRSKIFVLQASMRCLRQIGEGQQTGHIYLSKENTEILDDELQQNFRVSLEEVRNIGVEKRDYEVRVKKPPIKVKLQRVRRMYQLVEKPPQDGLCLELDQADTEKYRIEYEQREGLSASQSVSTEDVTAYREKREFSQLTLCAEIARYLNHSPLEIEGILTNTQEGMAKILQHVNAFNELIYDWIVPRLFETLYDLREFEHHEPEEIELVKEPEDGYYQVRATENPVANESQHHASESTGLIREAEGEFYQVGATQNLVAKETDTEWRNYRHKSFHLDTYVFDSQPERKLFWYLLREENVKEIYFTGMLTHGQSDFYIQYIDPESHSVRRYYPDFLMQREDDSWVIVEVKGDNMIDDQIVQAKAAATEQKANASDMSYKIIKGSDAQAGRYQALLE; translated from the coding sequence ATGGCGCGAACAAAACGAAACCGAATTAACCTCGATTTTGCTTTTTTTACCTACCTCCGCATCTTTTATGCCGAGAATCGCGGTCGGATTCGCAACCATTTCCGGGATCTGTCCAAGAAATTCCTCGATTTCAACGATCCAGAGTCAGGCGCGTTTTTGCGGAAGCCGCAGTTTGAAGCGTTAGAGATGTACGTCTTCCTCAAGGAATACCTGAACAATCGGTACGTTCACCAAATATTCACCGACTGGCATGAAAAGCAAAACGGGTTTGAAGCTCGGTCGAATCTCGGTGTCGAGCAACTTGGGTTGTTCGGCGATCTGGATGAGACACAATATCGACAAGTCTTCAATTATATCCGCCAATCGGGAGTGCGCAGTTACCCAAACTACATCTTCGCGCTCCCGATGGGAACCGGTAAAACGATTCTCATGGCGACCTGTATCTTCTACGAGTTCCTGCTCGCCAACAAGTTCCCAAAAGACCCGAAGTATTGCCATAATGCCTTGGTATTCGCGCCCGATAAAACCGTCTTGCAATCGCTCAAAGAGATCCAGACCTTTGACATGGGGCGTGTCGTGCCGTCTGAATACGTCAGTTTCCTATCAAGTCATATCCGGTTCCACTTCCTTGATGAAGCAGGGACTGCCCTCTCAACGATGGACCGTTCGCTGTTTAACGTCATCATCTCCAACACCCAGAAGATTATCCTCAAAAAGCAGCACACCGAGAGAAGCGCGAGTGAGCGCCTGTTTCAGAGCGGACAGCCGACCTATGAACCCGGGAGCGTCTATGACGAAGCCGCCGACCTCTATGGCTTTGATACGCCTGAAGACGAGATCGAATTGACGACCAACCAGCGTTTCCAAAAATTGACGCGACTTGAGCAACTCGGTATCTTCGTTGATGAGGCACATCACGCCTTCGGTAGCAAGTTAGCAACCGACATGGGACTTAAGAAATCAAAGACCAGTCTCCGGCTTACGATTGATGAACTGGCAACCAGTTTGAAACGCGCCGGAACCCGTGTCTGTGCTTGCTATAATTTTACAGGCACGCCTTACGTTGGGCAGCAGGTGCTCCCTGAAGTCGTCTACGGCTATGAATTGAAAGAAGCGATCGACAAAGCGTTCCTCAAAAAAGTGATGCTCCACAGTTACACCAACCCGCGAAGTGCGGAGTTTGTCAAACTAACTGTTAAGCATTTCTGGGAGAACCATGGCGAGCAGCGTCACGAAGGCATGCTGCCGAAACTCGCCCTCTTTGCCGCGACAATCGACGAGTTACAAAACGAACTCCGTCCTGCCGTCGAATCCGCATTGAGCGATCTCGGTGTCCCAACCTCTCGTATCCTCGTCAATGTCGGTAATGACAAGTTGACTACCAACGATGACCTGCGTGAGTTCATCAACTTGGATACCGCCAGATCCGAGAAACAGTTTATCCTCTTAGTGAATAAAGGGAAGGAGGGATGGAACTGTCGATCGCTGTTTGGTGTAGCACTTTACCGCAAGCCGAGATCGAAAATCTTTGTCTTACAAGCGAGTATGCGATGTTTACGTCAGATTGGCGAGGGACAGCAGACAGGACACATCTACCTCTCAAAAGAAAACACAGAGATTCTAGATGACGAGCTGCAACAGAACTTCCGCGTCAGTCTTGAGGAGGTCCGCAATATCGGTGTAGAGAAACGCGATTACGAAGTGCGGGTCAAAAAGCCTCCGATAAAAGTGAAGCTCCAGCGTGTCCGAAGAATGTATCAACTGGTGGAAAAGCCCCCGCAAGACGGTCTCTGTTTAGAGCTCGATCAGGCAGACACAGAGAAATATCGTATTGAATATGAGCAACGCGAAGGGCTCTCCGCGTCGCAGTCGGTTTCAACGGAAGATGTAACCGCGTACAGAGAAAAACGCGAATTCAGTCAGTTGACGCTATGTGCGGAGATCGCCCGCTACCTGAATCACTCGCCCTTAGAAATAGAGGGTATCCTGACGAACACACAGGAAGGGATGGCGAAGATCCTCCAGCACGTCAACGCCTTCAATGAACTGATCTATGACTGGATTGTTCCGCGTCTTTTTGAGACCCTGTATGATCTGAGGGAATTTGAACACCATGAGCCTGAGGAGATTGAACTCGTCAAAGAACCAGAAGATGGATATTATCAAGTTCGAGCAACCGAGAACCCAGTAGCCAATGAATCTCAACACCACGCATCTGAGAGTACCGGACTCATCAGAGAGGCAGAAGGCGAATTCTACCAAGTTGGAGCAACCCAGAACTTAGTGGCTAAAGAGACCGATACCGAATGGCGCAATTACAGACACAAGAGTTTTCATCTGGATACCTATGTTTTTGACTCCCAGCCTGAACGCAAATTGTTCTGGTATCTGTTGAGGGAAGAGAACGTAAAAGAGATTTATTTCACAGGGATGCTAACGCATGGACAATCGGATTTCTACATCCAGTATATTGACCCAGAATCCCACTCCGTCAGACGATATTATCCTGATTTCCTGATGCAGAGAGAGGATGACTCGTGGGTAATTGTGGAGGTGAAGGGCGATAACATGATCGATGATCAGATAGTGCAAGCAAAAGCAGCAGCCACGGAGCAAAAAGCAAACGCCAGTGATATGTCATATAAGATTATCAAAGGCAGCGACGCACAGGCGGGACGGTATCAAGCATTATTGGAGTAA
- a CDS encoding YHYH domain-containing protein, producing the protein MKHYILYLSCMSLFLVSGIVYAHSGGTDANGGHFNHKTGEYHSHDSGGIEFFLVLLGIVILFVVIQFLKESNGKRQGPPQHRSSRSQSTLNLPQRSSTLPVNTPELHSAPVSPIPRVESQPFNYQARWWRERSEWYRNEKGWTCEECQICLESDPQYLHTHHIHGTQHNDPKYLKALCIGCHSEQPGNHGRLKQEPDYHKFMRKYGQEWRLSTSKRDNVQWADNTVSHRHPLYPPQSNRSKKPNEVLLSKEKYQFEGKPLTSDIVENILFRCSEREDSPYFTIREWSEYVRTYHEERGGLPMRGNLPNIVGTSLISLNRKGRARQKFSPRNSSGVWKIF; encoded by the coding sequence ATGAAACACTATATACTATATTTGAGTTGTATGAGTTTGTTCCTTGTTAGTGGTATTGTCTACGCGCACTCAGGTGGGACGGATGCGAATGGTGGACACTTCAATCATAAAACAGGAGAGTATCATTCTCACGACTCAGGGGGTATAGAGTTTTTTTTGGTTCTACTCGGGATTGTTATTCTATTTGTTGTAATTCAGTTTTTGAAGGAATCTAACGGTAAGAGGCAAGGACCACCACAACATAGATCGTCTCGCTCACAGTCAACACTTAATCTACCACAGCGATCCTCGACATTGCCTGTCAACACACCTGAGTTGCATTCTGCCCCGGTGTCACCGATCCCTCGCGTGGAGTCTCAACCCTTCAATTATCAGGCAAGATGGTGGCGAGAACGTTCGGAGTGGTATCGGAATGAAAAAGGCTGGACGTGTGAAGAATGTCAGATTTGTTTAGAGTCCGATCCACAATACTTGCATACACATCACATTCACGGCACCCAACATAACGATCCCAAATATCTGAAGGCACTCTGTATTGGTTGCCATTCAGAGCAACCGGGGAATCACGGACGCTTGAAACAGGAACCGGACTATCACAAGTTTATGCGGAAGTACGGACAAGAATGGAGGTTGTCAACGAGCAAAAGAGATAATGTTCAGTGGGCAGATAATACCGTTTCTCATAGGCATCCTCTTTACCCGCCTCAGTCAAACAGATCGAAAAAGCCAAATGAGGTATTGCTTTCTAAAGAAAAATATCAATTTGAAGGAAAACCTCTCACATCAGACATCGTAGAAAATATCCTCTTTCGGTGCTCGGAGCGAGAAGATTCCCCTTACTTTACCATACGAGAATGGTCAGAATATGTGAGAACTTACCATGAAGAACGCGGCGGATTACCTATGCGGGGGAATTTACCCAACATCGTAGGCACATCTCTCATTTCTTTGAATAGAAAAGGTCGCGCGCGTCAAAAATTTTCACCGCGTAATTCGAGTGGTGTATGGAAAATATTTTAG
- a CDS encoding OmpA family protein, which yields MLGNLFRAKERETEEHWVSISDVMAGLMVIFLFIAISYMLNVRLKNDEIIVYKEEVEKLLGAYKNLQSALYEELVTEFEGSRAKKTQFRTVWRGYLDRETIRFKKPFRQGDDTVPTAFKNVLRNFFPRYIVILTKPEYKNEIAEIRIEGHTSSEWFDAVGVDVAYYNNMELSQDRARNVLKYVLEIRDPRIMKHKKWIKKYLTANGLSSSKLIFHSSGNQNREASRRVEFRVVTKSEKLISEIEELMKRFNKSEGVN from the coding sequence GTGTTAGGAAACTTATTTCGTGCGAAAGAGCGGGAAACTGAAGAACATTGGGTTTCTATATCCGATGTGATGGCTGGTTTGATGGTCATCTTTCTCTTTATTGCCATCAGTTACATGTTAAATGTTCGCCTCAAGAACGATGAAATTATTGTCTATAAAGAGGAGGTTGAGAAACTGCTTGGTGCTTACAAAAATTTGCAGTCCGCTTTATACGAAGAATTGGTCACAGAATTTGAGGGATCTCGCGCCAAAAAGACACAGTTTAGGACTGTGTGGCGCGGATATTTGGATAGGGAAACTATCCGTTTCAAGAAGCCCTTTCGGCAAGGGGATGACACTGTTCCAACCGCCTTTAAAAACGTTTTGCGTAATTTTTTCCCGCGGTACATTGTAATCCTGACGAAGCCTGAATATAAGAATGAGATTGCTGAAATTCGCATTGAAGGGCACACCTCCAGTGAATGGTTTGATGCAGTTGGCGTAGATGTCGCTTACTATAATAATATGGAGTTATCACAGGATAGAGCTCGGAACGTCCTCAAATACGTGCTTGAAATTAGAGATCCGAGAATAATGAAGCATAAGAAGTGGATTAAGAAATATTTGACAGCGAATGGCTTGTCTTCCAGTAAACTCATTTTTCATTCCAGTGGAAATCAGAACAGAGAAGCATCTCGCCGAGTCGAGTTTCGAGTTGTCACAAAATCCGAAAAACTTATCAGCGAGATTGAGGAACTTATGAAACGATTCAATAAGTCCGAGGGAGTCAATTGA